The following proteins come from a genomic window of Coffea arabica cultivar ET-39 chromosome 11c, Coffea Arabica ET-39 HiFi, whole genome shotgun sequence:
- the LOC113717097 gene encoding uncharacterized protein — protein sequence MDCCMFNHWGSVWIFYRSLFTCQITGESPQHITIRVQSHLFQDSIILSCIHAKCTQQDREDLWNALLQDKPAFNPWFLVGDFNVVTNTEEKRGGLPFRPSEGSDILNFMALAGVSDAGFSGSRFTWCNNRSGTARIWKRLDRLLLCGSAMELPYQFMVQHLGRDPSDHAPLLLSVDTRLDNKPKPFRFLNIWTTHPDFLGVIKDCWVHPVNGSPLQVLASKLRNVKNALKQWSRTTFGDIFEGVRSAERVVTESETAYDLDPTEQRRSELHHARARLRRALVVEEGFWRQKARVKWLSDGDRNTKYFHSLVSERRRRAVIHRVRGTAGEWIEGECQIGEAAVGFFKELFTAEGDLPSLTGLEIIPKLITDQENSWLTDIPSLTEVKDIVFAMDGESAAGPDGFTGKFFTFAWEVVASDLYRAVVSFFCGAELPRSITATSIVLLPKVENPQDFKHFRPISLCNFTNKIISKLLSARLAMILPRIISPQQSGFVQGRQITDNFLLAQELVADIGKSNRGGNVVIKLDMMKAYDKVSWPFLLQVLRYFGFSETWIDMIWRLISNVWFSVLVNGGSNGFFKSSRGLRQGDPISPALFVIGAEVLSRTLNTLPTQRGFTPFKVPPHCSIITHLAFADDVIIFSSGAKSSLRLIKRVLDDYNEASGQRINPQKSCFLTHPRAPSQRAAVVNQILGYNKRDFPIRYLGCPLYTGRSKKVYYTDIYNAVANRILSWKNQILSLGGRVVLIQSVLSSMPIHLLEAASPPKGMLMVIEKLFAKFLWGFSNFGDKFHWIRWADLCRPKDEGGVGLRGLKQVYDSFSIKLWWKFRQQQSLWAKFMSQKYCAGHHPCLADIGHPGSQVWQRMVTMQRFGEDNISWVVQEGALDFWHDNWMGSGALCVKGEVFHDHSMVDFVDQRAWNVDMLHQFLDGELVTQVLEIDPPTDRGNDTMVWALTNSGVFSTASAYSLIRQSNDNSWLFGRIWQQGLPVKVSFFMLRLLQGRLPLMDRLKRFGVCGPSRCLCCQNPQEEDLNHVFCSGEGARLVW from the coding sequence ATGGATTGTTGCATGTTCAATCATTGGGGTTCTGTTTGGATTTTCTACCGGTCATTGTTTACGTGTCAGATTACAGGGGAGTCTCCCCAACATATAACTATTAGAGTACAATCTCATCTTTTCCAAGACTCCATTATTTTGTCTTGTATACACGCGAAGTGTACGCAGCAGGACAGAGAGGATTTGTGGAATGCACTTTTGCAGGATAAACCCGCCTTCAATCCTTGGTTTTTGGTGGGGGATTTCAATGTGGTCACAAATACAGAGGAGAAGAGGGGTGGATTGCCATTTAGACCGTCGGAGGGATCAGACATTCTGAATTTTATGGCGCTAGCTGGTGTCAGTGATGCGGGATTCTCTGGGTCAAGGTTTACATGGTGTAATAATCGTTCGGGAACGGCGCGGATCTGGAAGCGTCTGGATCGCTTACTTCTGTGTGGGAGTGCAATGGAGCTACCGTACCAATTCATGGTGCAACATTTAGGCCGTGACCCGTCGGATCATGCTCCCTTGTTGCTATCGGTGGATACGAGGCTAGACAACAAACCCAAGCCGTTTCGTTTCTTAAACATCTGGACCACTCATCCTGATTTTCTGGGGGTTATCAAGGACTGTTGGGTTCATCCAGTCAATGGCTCTCCTTTGCAAGTATTGGCATCGAAGTTGAGGAATGTTAAAAATGCCCTCAAGCAGTGGTCTAGGACGACATTCGGGGATATTTTTGAAGGGGTACGTAGTGCAGAGCGTGTGGTAACCGAGTCTGAGACAGCATACGACCTCGATCCTACTGAGCAGCGACGGAGCGAGTTACATCATGCTCGGGCTCGATTGCGCCGAGCGCTTGTAGTTGAGGAGGGTTTTTGGAGACAAAAGGCGCGGGTTAAGTGGCTTTCGGACGGAGATAGGAACACCAAATATTTCCACTCCTTGGTTTCGGAAAGGAGACGTAGGGCAGTAATTCATCGAGTCAGGGGTACTGCTGGAGAATGGATCGAGGGGGAATGCCAAATTGGGGAGGCAGCGGTGGGTTTCTTTAAGGAACTTTTCACGGCAGAGGGGGATCTTCCCTCCCTTACCGGTCTGGAGATCATACCTAAACTGATAACAGACCAGGAAAACTCATGGTTAACGGACATTCCATCTCTTACAGAAGTTAAAGACATAGTCTTTGCTATGGATGGAGAGAGCGCAGCCGGCCCGGACGGGTTTACAGGGAAATTCTTTACCTTTGCTTGGGAGGTAGTGGCATCGGATTTATACCGGGCGGTTGTCAGCTTTTTCTGCGGTGCTGAACTACCTAGGAGTATCACGGCTACCTCAATTGTGTTGCTACCAAAAGTGGAGAACCCCCAAGATTTTAAGCATTTTCGTCCAATCAGTCTGTGCAACTTTACTAACAAAATCATCTCCAAGCTGTTATCGGCAAGGTTGGCGATGATATTACCCCGGATTATATCGCCACAGCAAAGCGGGTTTGTCCAAGGGAGGCAGATTACAGATAATTTCTTGTTAGCTCAGGAGTTAGTAGCCGATATCGGGAAATCAAATCGGGGTGGCAATGTGGTCATCAAGTTAGACATGATGAAGGCTTATGATAAAGTCTCATGGCCCTTTCTCCTACAGGTGCTACGATATTTCGGATTCAGTGAGACCTGGATAGACATGATTTGGCGATTAATATCGAATGTGTGGTTCTCGGTACTTGTTAATGGTGGTTCAAACGGCTTTTTCAAATCTTCACGGGGTTTACGGCAAGGGGATCCAATTTCACCAGCCTTATTCGTTATCGGAGCTGAGGTGCTGTCTAGAACCCTCAACACGCTACCCACACAAAGAGGATTTACTCCGTTCAAAGTTCCTCCTCATTGTTCTATAATTACGCATTTGGCATTCGCCGATGACGTGATTATCTTTTCCAGTGGGGCCAAGTCATCCCTACGTCTGATTAAACGGGTTTTGGATGATTATAATGAGGCATCAGGTCAGCGAATCAACCCTCAGAAGAGTTGTTTCCTTACTCATCCACGGGCACCATCTCAGAGGGCAGCGGTTGTTAACCAGATACTAGGGTATAATAAACGCGACTTTCCAATACGGTACCTTGGTTGTCCCTTGTATACCGGAAGGAGCAAGAAGGTTTACTATACGGATATATACAATGCGGTGGCGAATCGGATTTTGAGTTGGAAAAACCAGATTTTATCGCTAGGAGGCAGGGTGGTGTTGATTCAGAGCGTGTTATCCTCTATGCCAATTCACTTGCTGGAAGCCGCGTCTCCTCCAAAAGGGATGTTGATGGTCATAGAGAAATTGTTCGCCAAGTTCTTGTGGGGATTTTCGAATTTCGGGGATAAATTCCATTGGATACGTTGGGCAGATTTGTGTCGGCCGAAGGATGAAGGGGGTGTAGGCCTGCGGGGTTTGAAACAGGTCTACGACTCATTTTCCATTAAACTCTGGTGGAAATTTCGACAACAACAATCATTATGGGCAAAGTTTATGTCCCAGAAGTATTGTGCAGGTCATCACCCTTGTCTTGCTGATATTGGGCATCCGGGATCCCAAGTTTGGCAGAGGATGGTCACAATGCAGCGTTTTGGGGAGGATAATATTAGCTGGGTAGTTCAGGAGGGGGCTTTGGACTTTTGGCATGATAATTGGATGGGGTCAGGTGCGCTTTGTGTCAAGGGTGAGGTCTTCCATGATCATTCGATGGTTGATTTTGTAGATCAGCGGGCTTGGAATGTGGACATGCTCCATCAATTCTTGGATGGAGAATTGGTTACGCAGGTTTTGGAGATTGACCCTCCTACCGATAGGGGAAATGATACAATGGTATGGGCATTGACGAACTCGGGTGTTTTTTCCACTGCATCGGCTTACTCATTGATCCGTCAATCCAATGACAATTCTTGGCTTTTTGGTCGTATATGGCAGCAGGGTCTTCCAgtcaaggtttctttctttatgCTGCGACTACTACAGGGGAGGCTCCCTCTTATGGATCGCCTAAAGAGGTTTGGGGTTTGTGGCCCATCTAGATGCTTGTGTTGTCAGAATCCCCAGGAGGAGGATTTGAATCATGTGTTTTGCTCAGGAGAAGGGGCACGATTGGTCTGGTGA